Proteins from one Setaria italica strain Yugu1 chromosome V, Setaria_italica_v2.0, whole genome shotgun sequence genomic window:
- the LOC105914405 gene encoding uncharacterized protein LOC105914405: protein MVVATRVLVPDRTWTTRLDRREPPPCAGSSSVRVRLFLSREYSSRRLAGGGHARTDHRDKCAGNGDQIFYVYDPALFLSYEATRRAVHGMLASMPLLRGVDISTDNWASCSALDAAATSMRDRARKDDDAGLGGGRYHFSLELAMEVTLVYIEPKAVVRACAETVMQVAEPASADHQCTICMDGFDNIGAGPTAPVNLPCSHPFHTHCITVWLFKGHSCPVCRHDLRGLVSAPWASQARKLGLKY, encoded by the coding sequence ATGGTGGTGGCGACCAGGGTGTTGGTCCCCGACCGTACCTGGACTACGAGGCTGGATCGCCGcgagccgccgccgtgcgcgggGTCGTCGTCCGTGCGCGTCCGCCTCTTCCTGTCGCGGGAGTACTCGTCgcgccggctcgccggcggtggccaCGCCAGGACCGACCACCGCGACAAGTGCGCCGGGAACGGCGACCAGATCTTCTACGTGTACGACCcggccctcttcctctcctACGAGGCGACGCGGCGCGCCGTGCACGGCATGCTGGCGTCCATGCCCCTGCTGCGGGGGGTCGACATCTCCACGGACAACTgggcctcctgctccgcccTGGACGCGGCCGCCACGTCCATGCGCGACCGGGCTCGGAAGGACGACGACgcggggctcggcggcggccgctacCACTTCTCCCTGGAGCTGGCGATGGAGGTCACCCTCGTGTACATCGAGCCCAAGGCGGTGGTGCGCGCTTGCGCCGAGACCGTCATGCAGGTCGCCGAGCCGGCCTCCGCCGACCACCAGTGCACCATATGCATGGACGGCTTCGACAACATCGGCGCCGGGCCGACGGCCCCCGTGAACCTGCCCTGCTCCCATCCCTTCCACACCCACTGCATCACCGTGTGGCTCTTCAAAGGCCACAGCTGCCCGGTGTGCCGCCATGACCTCAGAGGCCTCGTGTCGGCGCCATGGGCATCACAGGCGCGCAAGCTTGGACTGAAGTACTGA